Proteins from a single region of Gemmatimonadales bacterium:
- a CDS encoding magnesium chelatase: MIEPRTFGELKNSPWAAPPLRGRQIRDELRANLLERLEQGDALFPGIVGYDDTIVPQLVNALLARHHFILLGLRGQAKSRILRQLTELLDERIPIVAGSEVNDDPFAPISKFARGRLAECGDATPIAWLGRGDRYVEKLATPDVTIADIIGDLDPIKAARGGHLLSDELTMHFGLLPRANRGIFAINELPDLSGKVQVGLFNIMQEGDVQIKGYPVRLPLDVLLAFTANPEDYTARGTIITPLKDRIGSEIVTHYPRTVQLGMEITAQEAWTGRGVPVKIPDFICELVERIAFEAREDKRVDRRSGVSQRLPISVIENLVSNAERRARAYGEPCVVPRVSDVYAAVPSITGKLELEYEGELQGGDTIARELIRRAAGRVLEERLGGADLGRIVAWFDGGGALKVAGDERTDVCLKGFGVVPGLLTIVADGGLAPASDKATTVAGCELVLEGLAAQKRISRSEELGYTRAKPERREPGYGKGGLSFG, translated from the coding sequence ATGATCGAACCCCGCACCTTCGGCGAGCTCAAGAACAGCCCATGGGCGGCGCCCCCGCTGCGCGGCCGCCAGATTCGTGACGAGCTGCGCGCCAACCTGCTCGAGCGGCTGGAGCAGGGCGACGCCCTCTTTCCCGGCATCGTGGGCTACGACGACACCATCGTCCCCCAGCTCGTCAATGCGCTGCTCGCCCGGCACCACTTCATCCTGCTGGGTCTCCGGGGACAGGCCAAGAGCCGCATCCTCCGGCAGCTGACCGAGCTGCTCGACGAGCGGATCCCGATCGTGGCCGGGAGCGAGGTGAACGACGATCCCTTCGCGCCGATCTCCAAGTTCGCCCGCGGGCGGCTGGCCGAGTGCGGCGACGCCACGCCGATCGCCTGGCTCGGCCGCGGCGACCGCTACGTGGAGAAGCTCGCTACGCCCGACGTGACGATCGCCGACATCATCGGCGACCTCGACCCGATCAAGGCAGCGCGCGGTGGCCACCTGCTCTCGGACGAGCTCACCATGCACTTCGGGCTCCTGCCGCGCGCTAACCGCGGCATCTTCGCCATCAACGAGCTGCCCGATCTGAGCGGCAAGGTCCAGGTGGGTCTCTTCAACATCATGCAGGAGGGCGACGTCCAGATCAAAGGCTATCCGGTGCGCCTTCCGCTCGACGTGTTGCTCGCCTTCACCGCGAATCCCGAGGACTACACCGCGCGCGGCACGATCATCACGCCGCTCAAGGACCGGATCGGCTCCGAGATCGTCACCCACTATCCCCGCACCGTGCAGCTCGGCATGGAGATCACGGCACAGGAGGCGTGGACCGGACGCGGCGTGCCGGTCAAGATTCCCGATTTCATCTGCGAGCTGGTCGAGCGGATCGCCTTCGAGGCGCGGGAGGACAAGCGGGTGGACCGGCGCTCCGGCGTGAGCCAGCGGCTGCCGATCAGCGTGATCGAGAACCTGGTCTCCAACGCCGAGCGCCGCGCACGGGCGTACGGCGAGCCGTGCGTCGTGCCGCGGGTGAGCGACGTGTACGCGGCAGTTCCCTCGATCACCGGCAAGCTCGAGCTGGAGTACGAGGGCGAGCTGCAAGGGGGCGACACGATCGCGCGCGAGCTCATCCGCCGCGCGGCCGGTCGGGTGCTGGAGGAGCGCCTGGGCGGCGCCGACCTGGGGCGCATCGTCGCGTGGTTCGACGGCGGCGGGGCGCTCAAGGTGGCGGGGGACGAGCGGACCGACGTCTGCCTCAAGGGATTCGGCGTCGTGCCCGGGCTTCTCACCATCGTGGCGGACGGCGGACTCGCACCCGCGAGCGACAAGGCGACGACGGTGGCCGGGTGCGAGCTGGTGCTCGAAGGGCTGGCGGCGCAGAAGCGGATCAGCCGGAGCGAGGAGCTGGGCTATACGCGCGCGAAGCCGGAGCGGCGGGAGCCGGGATATGGGAAGGGCGGACTGAGCTTCGGGTAG
- a CDS encoding HAD family phosphatase — protein sequence MFRAILFDFNGVIIDDEPQHCDALIATLAEYGVALDREEYYRDYLGFDDRECFRFSFARHGRPADERALARAIERKAGHYERAIRRSMTLVPGAVDFVRAAAREEIALAIVSGALRREIELVLGKAGIRDHFAHVVAAEDVPACKPDPRGFRSACLALDLPAARCVAIEDSLPGLAAAKAAGLRCAMLATSHARELLAGADAVWDDFTGRTPADLPWAHAVA from the coding sequence ATGTTCCGCGCCATTCTCTTCGACTTCAACGGCGTCATCATCGACGACGAGCCCCAGCACTGTGATGCGCTTATCGCCACGCTCGCGGAATACGGCGTGGCGCTGGACCGCGAGGAGTACTACCGCGATTATCTCGGATTCGACGACCGGGAGTGCTTCCGGTTCAGCTTTGCGCGCCACGGACGTCCGGCCGACGAGCGCGCGCTCGCCCGCGCCATCGAGCGTAAGGCCGGCCACTACGAGCGCGCCATCCGCCGCTCGATGACGCTGGTGCCGGGCGCCGTGGACTTCGTGCGCGCGGCGGCGCGGGAGGAAATCGCGCTCGCCATCGTCTCCGGCGCCCTCCGGCGGGAGATCGAGCTGGTGCTCGGTAAGGCCGGCATCCGCGATCACTTTGCGCACGTCGTAGCTGCCGAAGACGTGCCGGCGTGCAAGCCCGATCCGCGAGGATTTCGCTCGGCCTGTCTGGCGCTCGATCTCCCGGCCGCGCGCTGCGTGGCGATCGAGGATTCGCTCCCCGGTCTCGCGGCCGCGAAGGCGGCCGGTCTCCGCTGTGCCATGCTCGCCACCTCGCATGCGCGCGAGCTGCTGGCCGGCGCGGACGCGGTCTGGGATGACTTCACCGGCCGCACGCCCGCCGACCTTCCGTGGGCCCATGCGGTCGCTTGA
- a CDS encoding heterodisulfide reductase-related iron-sulfur binding cluster, translating to MAEVAAPDGAATGYSALDPCVHCGFCLPACPTYLATGDEADSPRGRIVLMRALERGELGAGDPALAQHLDACLGCRGCEPACPSGVGYGRGLEAAREQLFNARGLPPLARLVLAIFRRRALWRPIFMAARLARSTGVPARAAGAGRVGFAMGMLAATRGSRIGAHAPSEARSGAAQKGTGAPATNRQSAPPRSLSAPRPHSDLVRPSARPSVALFRGCVMDTLFAHVHAATRRVLEANGYRVIEVQGQACCGALHEHAGDRAGAEALARANLAAFTAGSAETDFVAVNSAGCGALLKDCGHLLGTDKAERMAARVRDVSELLAEAGPRRGAPLPIDVAYDAPCHLQHAQRVHAAPLAVLGAIPELRLRVLPGSDRCCGSAGIYSLLHPALARDVLAAKIASIREAEPPVEVVASGNPGCLMQIGAGLRAAGLPVRVAHPVELLDASYAKAAVA from the coding sequence GTGGCTGAGGTCGCAGCGCCGGACGGGGCCGCCACGGGCTACTCCGCGCTCGACCCCTGCGTTCATTGCGGTTTCTGTCTCCCGGCCTGCCCGACCTATCTCGCCACCGGCGACGAGGCGGACAGCCCGCGCGGCCGCATCGTGCTGATGCGCGCCTTGGAGCGCGGCGAGCTCGGCGCCGGCGACCCGGCTCTCGCCCAGCACCTCGACGCCTGCCTCGGATGCCGCGGCTGCGAACCCGCCTGCCCTTCCGGCGTGGGCTACGGCCGCGGCCTTGAGGCCGCGCGCGAACAGCTCTTCAACGCCCGCGGCCTCCCTCCGCTCGCGCGCCTGGTCCTCGCCATCTTCCGCCGCCGTGCGCTCTGGCGTCCGATCTTCATGGCGGCCCGCCTCGCGCGGTCGACGGGGGTTCCTGCCCGCGCCGCGGGCGCGGGCCGCGTCGGCTTCGCGATGGGCATGCTCGCGGCAACAAGAGGCTCACGGATAGGCGCGCACGCACCCTCCGAAGCTCGCTCGGGCGCGGCGCAGAAAGGGACGGGGGCTCCGGCGACAAACCGACAGTCGGCTCCGCCCCGGTCCCTTTCTGCGCCGCGCCCCCACAGCGATCTCGTCCGGCCGTCCGCCCGCCCATCCGTCGCCCTGTTCCGCGGCTGCGTGATGGACACGCTCTTCGCCCACGTCCACGCGGCCACCCGCCGCGTCCTGGAGGCGAACGGGTACCGCGTCATCGAGGTGCAGGGCCAGGCCTGCTGCGGCGCCCTGCACGAGCACGCCGGCGACCGCGCCGGAGCAGAGGCGCTCGCGCGCGCCAACCTGGCCGCGTTCACGGCCGGGTCGGCCGAGACCGACTTCGTCGCCGTCAACAGCGCCGGCTGCGGCGCCCTGCTCAAGGACTGCGGCCATCTCCTCGGCACCGACAAGGCCGAGCGGATGGCGGCGCGGGTGCGAGATGTCTCGGAGCTGCTGGCGGAGGCGGGGCCAAGGCGCGGCGCCCCGCTCCCGATCGACGTCGCGTACGACGCGCCCTGCCACTTGCAGCACGCGCAGCGCGTGCACGCGGCACCGCTCGCCGTGCTCGGCGCGATTCCGGAGCTCCGGCTCCGTGTCCTGCCCGGCTCCGACCGCTGCTGCGGCAGCGCGGGCATCTACTCGCTGCTGCACCCGGCGCTCGCGCGCGACGTGCTCGCGGCCAAGATCGCCAGCATCCGCGAGGCGGAGCCGCCGGTCGAGGTCGTGGCCAGCGGCAATCCGGGCTGCCTCATGCAGATCGGCGCCGGCCTTCGCGCGGCGGGGCTCCCGGTTCGCGTCGCCCACCCGGTCGAGCTGCTCGACGCCTCGTACGCGAAGGCGGCCGTGGCGTAG
- a CDS encoding FAD-binding oxidoreductase, with product MSFARLRALLGPESVDRDLDNVPRASPASVDALALVCRLAHDEGWKIRIEGHATWQEPDAPADLAVSTRALDSVLSVSPADLVASVQAGATMDEIRRGLAEQGAWLAMDPPGRPERSIGSVVATGTAGALRHGFGPIRDHVLGCTVVTGDGRVVRAGGRVVKNVAGYDLTKLNVGGFGGFGILAELHLRLRAVPERDVTLLHRGSRDALTSLARDLSAAGVTVAALELLSPALAADSDWVLAVRLVGLGDALSPEIGRVTGLTTATGGGWEALASDRTAGFWGLARRAALGGPTTIRLGALADGLDETIDLVGRELDEGLISAGAGVGLLRWTGDAPVERLRAVRGAAAAREVPLTVERAPWEVRQALGHFGAYREGVGVLVGGLRETFDPLHSFRVTLEGVERG from the coding sequence GTGAGCTTTGCCCGACTGCGCGCGCTCCTGGGTCCCGAGAGCGTGGACCGCGACCTCGACAACGTGCCGCGCGCCTCGCCCGCGTCGGTCGATGCGCTCGCGCTCGTCTGCCGACTGGCGCACGACGAAGGTTGGAAGATTCGGATCGAGGGCCACGCCACCTGGCAGGAGCCAGACGCGCCGGCCGATCTCGCGGTGAGCACCCGCGCGCTCGACTCCGTCCTCTCGGTGAGTCCCGCCGACCTCGTGGCGTCGGTGCAGGCCGGCGCCACCATGGACGAGATTCGCCGCGGGCTCGCGGAGCAGGGCGCCTGGCTCGCGATGGATCCGCCGGGCCGCCCGGAACGCAGCATCGGCTCGGTCGTGGCCACCGGCACCGCCGGCGCGCTCCGCCACGGCTTCGGCCCGATCCGGGACCACGTGCTGGGCTGCACGGTGGTGACCGGCGACGGCCGAGTGGTGCGCGCAGGTGGACGCGTGGTGAAGAACGTCGCGGGGTACGATCTCACCAAGCTCAACGTCGGCGGCTTCGGTGGCTTCGGGATCCTGGCCGAGCTGCACCTCCGGTTGCGCGCGGTGCCGGAACGCGACGTGACGCTGCTCCACCGCGGGAGCCGCGACGCGCTCACCTCGCTCGCGCGCGATCTCTCCGCGGCCGGCGTTACGGTCGCGGCGCTCGAGCTGCTTTCGCCGGCGCTCGCCGCCGATTCCGATTGGGTGCTCGCCGTGCGTCTCGTGGGCCTGGGCGATGCGCTGAGCCCCGAGATCGGGCGGGTGACGGGGCTTACCACCGCGACCGGCGGCGGCTGGGAGGCGCTCGCGAGCGACCGCACTGCCGGGTTCTGGGGACTGGCGCGCCGGGCAGCGCTCGGCGGCCCCACCACCATCCGCCTCGGCGCGCTGGCCGACGGGCTCGACGAGACCATCGATCTCGTCGGCCGCGAGCTGGATGAGGGCCTCATCTCGGCGGGCGCAGGTGTGGGACTCCTGCGCTGGACCGGCGATGCCCCGGTGGAGCGGCTGCGCGCGGTGCGCGGCGCTGCAGCGGCGCGCGAGGTGCCGCTCACAGTCGAGCGCGCTCCATGGGAGGTGCGGCAGGCGCTCGGCCACTTCGGCGCGTACCGCGAAGGGGTTGGTGTCCTGGTCGGTGGCCTGCGCGAGACGTTCGATCCGCTGCACAGCTTCCGGGTGACGCTCGAGGGCGTGGAGCGTGGCTGA
- a CDS encoding FAD-linked oxidase C-terminal domain-containing protein — protein MLPGSTLDPSLIDALGRIVGDRWVRHRRAELATFAMDGLPTHESPPGAVVMPADRDEVIEVVRLLHLLGAPFVARGAGTGLSGGAVADPGTVLIALTRMNRILHVDRKRRRAVVQPGVVNARLSEAIAPLGLQYVPDPSSQAACTIGGNVAENAGGPHCLKYGVTTNHVVALEVVLPDATVVRLGSRHGEPWGPDLVGLFIGSEGMFGIATEITVRLEPIPAAVRTMLADFGSVRAASEAVSAIIAAGIVPAALEMMDQACVAAVESSIYAAGYPTDAAAVLLVEVDGPPAQVEAESGRVEALLTEHGARTVRGATAAAERARLWQGRKKAFGAMGRIAPDLAVQDAVVPRSSLPDILDRIGEIRDRHGLSIANVFHAGDGNLHPNINFDRRDPELARRAREASREIMAACVAAGGSITGEHGVGNDKLGYMPLIFDAETLGAMQAVRRVFDPTERANPGKVVPTHACREWRALREERLAVP, from the coding sequence ATGCTCCCCGGCTCAACTCTCGATCCCTCGCTCATCGACGCGCTCGGGCGCATCGTCGGTGACCGCTGGGTGCGGCATCGCCGCGCCGAGCTGGCCACGTTTGCGATGGACGGCCTGCCGACGCACGAGTCGCCCCCCGGAGCGGTCGTGATGCCCGCCGATCGCGACGAGGTGATCGAGGTGGTCCGCCTGCTGCACCTCCTCGGCGCGCCGTTCGTGGCGAGGGGCGCCGGCACCGGCCTCTCGGGCGGCGCGGTGGCCGATCCGGGCACGGTGCTCATTGCGCTCACCCGGATGAACCGCATCCTCCACGTCGATCGGAAGCGGCGCCGCGCGGTGGTTCAGCCCGGCGTCGTCAACGCCCGCCTCTCCGAGGCCATCGCGCCCCTCGGCCTCCAGTACGTCCCCGACCCGTCCAGCCAGGCCGCGTGCACCATCGGCGGCAACGTGGCCGAGAACGCGGGCGGACCGCACTGCCTCAAGTACGGCGTGACCACCAACCATGTCGTGGCGCTCGAGGTCGTGCTGCCCGATGCCACGGTGGTGCGACTCGGCTCGCGCCATGGCGAGCCGTGGGGGCCCGATCTCGTCGGCCTCTTCATCGGGAGCGAGGGAATGTTCGGCATCGCGACCGAGATCACGGTGCGCCTCGAGCCGATCCCGGCCGCGGTGCGCACGATGCTGGCCGACTTCGGGAGCGTGCGTGCGGCGAGCGAGGCGGTGAGCGCCATCATCGCGGCGGGCATCGTGCCCGCGGCGCTCGAGATGATGGATCAGGCATGCGTGGCCGCCGTGGAGTCTTCGATCTATGCGGCGGGCTATCCGACCGACGCGGCGGCCGTGCTGCTGGTGGAGGTGGACGGGCCGCCGGCGCAGGTCGAGGCGGAGTCCGGGCGGGTCGAGGCGCTGCTCACGGAGCACGGCGCCCGCACGGTGCGCGGCGCCACGGCTGCGGCCGAGCGCGCGCGGCTCTGGCAGGGACGGAAGAAGGCGTTCGGCGCCATGGGCCGCATCGCCCCCGACCTCGCGGTGCAGGACGCCGTGGTGCCCCGCTCGAGTCTCCCCGACATCCTCGACCGGATCGGCGAGATTCGCGACCGGCACGGGCTCAGCATCGCCAACGTCTTTCACGCGGGTGACGGCAACCTGCACCCGAACATCAATTTCGACCGCCGCGACCCGGAGCTCGCGCGCCGCGCGCGGGAGGCGAGCCGCGAGATCATGGCCGCATGCGTCGCCGCCGGCGGCAGCATCACCGGCGAGCACGGCGTCGGCAACGACAAGCTGGGCTACATGCCGCTCATATTCGACGCCGAGACGCTCGGCGCGATGCAGGCGGTGCGCCGGGTGTTCGATCCCACCGAGCGGGCCAACCCCGGCAAAGTCGTCCCCACACACGCCTGCCGCGAGTGGCGTGCGTTGCGCGAAGAAAGGCTGGCGGTGCCGTGA